The Syntrophorhabdaceae bacterium region CTTCCTCGCCTCACGACGGTTTGCTACAGGAAAGCCCGACGCCTATGCCCTCATTCGGTTCTTCCCTTTGTACCTTCCGTGGTACTCTGCTTTCTGCTCTTCTCATCCTCTCACCCTCTGCTCTTCGCCCTCCGCTCTCTGCTCAATAACTTTATTTTTAAGGATCCCGATGCCATCGATCTCTACCTCTACCTCGTCGCCGGGTACAACAGGGCCCACCCCCGGAGGGGTTCCCGTGATAATGATGTCGCCGGGCAGGAGGGTCATGATCTCCGAGATATAGGAGACCAGATAAAAGACGTTGAAGATCATGTTCCTTGTATTTGAATGCTGTTTTGTGATCCCGTTGACCCTCGTTGCGATATCGAGGTTCAGAGGGTCGATGTCGGAGGCGACCCTCGGACCGAGAGGGCAAAATGTATCGAATGATTTTGCACGTGTCCATTGTCCATCGATCCTCTGCAGGTCACGTGCCGTAACGTCATTGGCGCAGGTATACCCGGCTATGAAGCGATGCGCGTCTTCCTGCTTGACAAATCTTGCCTTGTCCTTAATGACGATGGCAAGCTCCC contains the following coding sequences:
- a CDS encoding fumarylacetoacetate hydrolase family protein; the protein is ASMGIFYPTKIIAIGLNYIDHAKELNMPIPEYPIIFMKPPTSVIKSGDSILYPAQSKEVHYEGELAIVIKDKARFVKQEDAHRFIAGYTCANDVTARDLQRIDGQWTRAKSFDTFCPLGPRVASDIDPLNLDIATRVNGITKQHSNTRNMIFNVFYLVSYISEIMTLLPGDIIITGTPPGVGPVVPGDEVEVEIDGIGILKNKVIEQRAEGEEQRVRG